The following coding sequences are from one Microtus pennsylvanicus isolate mMicPen1 chromosome 1, mMicPen1.hap1, whole genome shotgun sequence window:
- the LOC142838559 gene encoding keratin-associated protein 19-5-like isoform X2, which yields MSYYSGYFGGLGYGYGGFRGLGYGYGGYGCGCNSIRRLGYGCGFGGYGYGCYRPSCCGRYGFSSFY from the exons ATGAGCTACTACAGCGGCTACTTTGGAGGCCTGGGTTATGGCTACGGAGGATTCAGAGGCCTGGGCTATGGCTATGGAGGCTATGGCTGTGGATGTAATAGCATCCGCAGACTGGGCTAtggctgtggctttggag GCTACGGATATGGATGCTACCGCCCTTCATGCTGTGGAAGATATGGGTTCTCCAGCTTCTACTGA
- the LOC142838559 gene encoding keratin-associated protein 19-3-like isoform X1, whose protein sequence is MSYYSGYFGGLGYGYGGFRGLGYGYGGYGCGCNSIRRLGYGCGFGGYGFGSGYGGYGYGSGYGGYGYGCYRPSCCGRYGFSSFY, encoded by the coding sequence ATGAGCTACTACAGCGGCTACTTTGGAGGCCTGGGTTATGGCTACGGAGGATTCAGAGGCCTGGGCTATGGCTATGGAGGCTATGGCTGTGGATGTAATAGCATCCGCAGACTGGGCTAtggctgtggctttggaggctaCGGATTTGGCTCTGGCTACGGAGGCTATGGATATGGCTCTGGCTATGGAGGCTACGGATATGGATGCTACCGCCCTTCATGCTGTGGAAGATATGGGTTCTCCAGCTTCTACTGA
- the LOC142838567 gene encoding keratin-associated protein 19-5-like isoform X2 has translation MSYYSGYYGGLGYGYGGCGCGCYGFGSGYGGYGFGSGYGGYGYGCCRPSCCGRYGFSSFY, from the exons ATGAGCTATTACAGTGGCTACTATGGAGGCCTGGGCTACGGCTATGGAGGCTGTGGCTGTGGAT GCTACGGATTTGGCTCTGGCTATGGAGGCTATGGATTTGGCTCTGGGTATGGAGGCTACGGATATGGCTGCTGCCGCCCTTCATGCTGTGGAAGATATGGGTTCTCCAGCTTCTACTGA
- the LOC142838567 gene encoding keratin-associated protein 19-1-like isoform X1, which translates to MSYYSGYYGGLGYGYGGCGCGCNSIRRLSCGCGYGGYGYGSGYGGYGFGSGYGGYGFGSGYGGYGYGCCRPSCCGRYGFSSFY; encoded by the coding sequence ATGAGCTATTACAGTGGCTACTATGGAGGCCTGGGCTACGGCTATGGAGGCTGTGGCTGTGGATGTAATAGCATCCGCAGACTGAGCTGTGGCTGTGGTTATGGAGGCTACGGATATGGCTCTGGCTATGGAGGCTACGGATTTGGCTCTGGCTATGGAGGCTATGGATTTGGCTCTGGGTATGGAGGCTACGGATATGGCTGCTGCCGCCCTTCATGCTGTGGAAGATATGGGTTCTCCAGCTTCTACTGA
- the LOC142838575 gene encoding keratin-associated protein 19-4-like codes for MSYYSSYYGGLGYGYGGFGRLGSGYGSGSYHRLGSGYGFGGYGYGSGFGGYGYGYSRPLYYGGYGFSTFY; via the coding sequence ATGAGTTACTACAGCAGCTACTACGGAGGCCTGGGCTATGGCTATGGAGGCTTCGGGCGCCTGGGCTCTGGCTATGGAAGTGGCAGTTACCATAGACTGGGCTCTGGCTACGGCTTTGGTGGCTATGGGTATGGCTCTGGCTTTGGAGGTTATGGCTATGGCTACAGCCGCCCACTTTATTATGGAGGATATGGGTTCTCCACCTTCTACTGA